A window of Eriocheir sinensis breed Jianghai 21 chromosome 67, ASM2467909v1, whole genome shotgun sequence genomic DNA:
AACACTGggcaagtgtgacatccaggttactacagtttacctttctcaggtacccatttatcgatctACCCAAAAGGCACCAACTGCCTAGGCTGGGATTTGAACCTGGCCCTGCGAGTTTGGAAACAGGCATGCTAGCCACTACACCACCACAGAACAGGATATTAGAGCTCATCATACCTTTGTTGATGAGGGCTGACCGCAGTCAAAACTTAACCCAATCTATTTTGGCACACATTTTAAAACATCATGTTTCATATTGTATGTATTCCTACCTTGCAAAACTttgaatttattattttattttgcgtGTTTGGTCATAACATTTAATCTTGCAGAATTCTGCGTTTGAAATTCAACTTCTAGAATTTGATTTGTTGGGTTCTTCAGACCAGTGGAGCTTGAATTAACTGACTCTTACTGCCTGTGGACAGCTATAGCCACTCATCAAGAGCTTCAGGGATCGGCTACAGCCATTCTCTGCTCAACTTAAAGCTATAAGTCTTCCCAGCGTCATATCTCTGCCATGCTGCAATCCAAACAATTACAGTTTCTTTCATCGTGGAGACAAAAGATTGCTGGTGAGAAAACACTAAACGTTATTTTTTCTATTCAAAATTACAACACAGGGCACTGATGGAAACACCTAGTTTCCCCACATAGCCCACGCTATGAGATCACAATTGCTtttatgcgtgttatgcaccttctttggtgccctgcgcattattatccagatccaaaAGCTtcaacatcaataatgtaaaactGTTGAGCTTAGCCTCTAaagttctcttctctttattcaaaTCTTTAAATTTTCCAAGGCTCAACTTTGCTAATGTGAGAATACAGGTTAACTTGTGAAGATAATAGATACAGGTATATCAGATTTACCTTCAGCTCGAGTAATGCAATTGCAGACACCTGAATACTAAAaatagtaaggaaaagaaaataccaaacaaaaaaaaatcacattgttATTGTAGCTAAGGTGTCCTTAGCATGTTCAAGAAGTCATAGTTCATGGAAACAAAAAGTTTAAATTTGCACTGTACAAATATATACTAACTGACCATTATGAAATAAGGCAAGGGATGGTAAATATAATTGTACACCAGTATAGGCATCAATGTGCATATGAATTCCTGCAAATTTTTAGCCTCACAGTAAGAAAAGAAAGCACCCTAACATTCACTTAAAATTATTTGTTCCATTTTGAAATATTTGGTTTGATCTATTCCACAACTCATTTCTGGTACTCATAAAAAAGTGCCTAAAACTAAAGTTAACCATGAGCTTTAGTTGTAATAATACAATTGTTGTAACTAAGGCTCCTTCAACCCTCAGAATTAACAGGATATAGAAGGATAATAGAAACTCTGAGGGTGCAGTAATGGATAATGTATTGGAAGCGTTGACAGCTGAATAGTGTAGAGGAGGCGGTCCTTGGAGGAGGGGAGAGCATAACTgtaccctccacccctcccccataTACACCACCAAGTGCTTCcataaatattacaaaaaaaaaaagttataactTTGACAAGTCATGGAATAGTTGAaagtgatttttatttttttttcagaattcGCAAGAATTCCaagttttatattttccttctcttttttggcatatttttcacttttatgGTTATCACACACATTGTCCCGTCAAGAATGCCCTATGTACTGTCTCTCCGTTCAGTGCTAACGTAACCAGGGTGAAGCAGCCAGCAGCACCGTCAGTCACTACCACAACACTGTGGTACACAGTCAACACTCGCAGCAGATGGACTGGTTTGTTTTACTACTGTTGTTGGTAACCTTGTCCACGGGGGCCCGGgtacccaccaccaccaggaccaccTCGACCACGGAAGTTACCTCTCATGCCCTGCCCCCTGAACCCTCCCCGGCCTCCTCGAGGGCCACCTCCCATTCCTCCGCGACCACCTCGGAACCCCCCGTATCCACCGTAGCCTCCACGGCCGTTCTGGTAATTGCCACGGCCACCACGGAAGTTTCCTCGGCCAAAGCCTCGGCCTCTGCCGCGGAAGCCACCTCTTCTGTCATAGTCACCATGTCCATTATGGggaccaccccctcctccctggACCTCCTCATAGTCCCCCCAATTTCCGCCATCAGCACTGCCCCACTTCTCTTCTCCCCCATTCATGGGAATATCTTGGGCACCCCAATCTTCCTCTGGAGGTGGCTGCTGTTGTGGCTGTGGAGGGGGTGGCTGGGGTACATTGCTGAGAGGTGCTGGGGGTTGTGGGGGAGGAACCTGCTGACCTGTCCAAGGGCTTGCTTCAGGATTGAATTCTACCTTCTCCTGCGGCCGAGCCTGCGGTGGCAGGGGGATGGGGGGCGGGGGATTGGGTGTGCTGTCAACGACTGTGTTGCTGGGGTAGACAGGCACACCCTGGGAGTAGGAGGCTACGTTGTATGACTGGTTGGTGAAGGTCTGTGTGGGGATGCTGGATGGATGTGTCGGATCCTGGCTAGGAGGAACCAGCGGAGAAACCTGCTGGGGTGGCTGTGGAACAGGGGAAACAGATCTCTGAGTGACTGAATCTGTCTTGATACTGCCAATGGAAACCACTGCTGGGTCCATGTACACAGTGGGAGGTTCCTGTGCCACTTGACTTTCCTGCAGGAAGTCAAAGCTTCCAGGAGCAACAAGATCATTCAGAGAGATTGGTTGTAgctgtggagggggtggaggctgTAGTGGAGTCTGCTGGGGTGGCTGTGGCTGGGGTGGTTGCTGTTGTGGTTGCTGAGATGGCTGGGGTGGCTGTGGTGCAGACTGTTGGGGAGGTTGTGTCTGAGGCACAGGAGGTGGAGGTGCCTGTGTGAAGTAGGATGGAGCAGGTGGCAAACCTGCTGCTGCTACAGCTGCCACCTGGGAGGCCCCAGGCACACCAGCTGAATTCATCTGTGCCATGGCTGCTGCCAGAGCTTCCTGTGCTTGTGTGACTCCAGTGGGCTcctggggcagggagggagagagaagaggtccTGCTGAGGGGGGAGCCAAGCCAGGAGGGGGACCTTCTGTGACAGGACTAGTGATCACTAGCTCAGCAACAAcagagacctcctcctcctcttcccctaccaAACCATTTGTGTACTCAGGAACAACCTCCTCCTGCTGGTAAGAATACCACAATAATACACTAGCATACAAACTTGTACTTCATACTATTCTTATTTAATAACAACAATTTCAGACTGCAAATATAGCTATTTCTATTAAAAGTGGATGAGTTGTTGGTAAAACAAAACCATATCTCCTGAGAGTAGAAAACAAGTCGATACTTAAATGACAAACTTGAAAAATATGGTTTTGCTATGAACCTAATCTCTTTGCTGAATTTGTATACTGAACTGTTCAAATTCTTTTTATAGCTATTTGCCATACAATATTATGGAAACTGCCAGTGATGGGGATAAAATTTATGTACAGACAGGGCAGCTTAAACATTAGTCAGGTGCAGTGTCCAatatcaatcagtgggggcatacgccgggggaaGCATCACCCCACCCACCCTGCGATGCCAAACCTGGGGCTCCTCCTGGCAAGTCTCTTTGCAGGGCCCCTTTCTGTCCCAGGTACCTCACGACAGGATCTATCAATTTACTCAAGCTACAAACCCTGTGGACATacccttgacctcctccacttgaggttgtctcttacagaaacaaccagGTGAGCAGGGTCGGCATCTGGGTAGCTTGCCACATGCCCATATACCCGGAGTTGGTGCTGATCAACTATACTGTTAATAGATGTAGAATAACTCTCATTGAGCAGTTGCTCAATTTCCCATGATTCTGAGTAGGCAAgtattaccaaaggcatcgatcCGCCTCTCCATGGCACTATTCACTGTCCATGTCTCGCAGCACAGAATAAGACAAGGAGCACAAATaacttgaagatccagatctttgtccttctgcacaggaaTCAACAATGCCATATACTCTTTCTTAGCAAGTCCATAACATCgtaggccaagccaatccaccatACGACTCCTTGATGAGACCTCCATGCTAATAAGCTATGttaaattttccaagatctcgaTGTCCTTGCTACACACATggacagactgtactgtttcatctagtaagcctccaaacacctgtatctTGGTCTTAGCCAAAGAAACCATGACTCCTTAAGCTTATCACAAATGGCTGTGAGGTGCCATGGGTGTGGCAATCCTACTTTTCACTTCCCTTACTCCTCACAGGGGAGAACTGATAACCTGCCCCCTTTCTCAAAGGCTTACCAAGCCCTATGATGAAATTACTCCCACTATAGCGGTGTTGCAGATTGCCTCTGGGTTACTAATCAATCCCCagaatttctttcctttctgacaCAGCTTAAGTCTTCTACCTAGACTACAGCCTCCACCTTAACTCCCCTATTAGTCTATACactcttccttcccaccttcttcaTTACCTACCTCTTCTGCACACACTTCCGACACTTCCCTCAAACCTCCACCATCTTCAtagccttccccccccccccatagtcACCCTAGAATCTTCCAAGATATTCAAATTCCTACAGATCCTCTCTTAGTCTCGTATTCTTACAGTCTGAACCATCAACTCCCTCTATTGTCCACCCACTACTGCTCATTTTCCCCCTTCTCTGTCTTTGCTCTTTGCCCCTTGACACTAAAGTACTTTACTATCCTTGCAAATGATCTTTACTAATGACAACTGGATTCAATATATGGGAAAAACAGTAAGCACTAAGTCCCCAATGGAAAGCAAAGGCTTTCCATTATCCCTACTCACTGTCTCCACGATAGGGTGTGGTTCTTGTTCCTCCtcgacttcttcctcctcctcctcctcttcttctgggaCGGTCGGCTTCCTTTCAGGGTAGGGGCAGTTTGCTATCTCTTCCACCATGTTGAGAAGAGCCTTGTACGTGCTACCAGCCACTTCTTTGTTCTTTCCCTCCCGCAACAGAACCATGTGCTCCGCCGCATTCTTCATGTCATTCTGACAGCCACATGCAACAGTTTTAGTGAACCATGCCCACATATGAagtaataaatcaataaaaactaAAGTACAGTGGTACCTCAAGATTCGAACGCCTTTCAATTCGAACAATTCCCAATTCGGACAcatttatcaaacaaattttgtcCTACAATTCAAATGTGAGTCTCAATTCGAACACAAACAAACGGCTGCAGACGAAGCCACCAGTGTAGCCAGGTCAGTGAATGTGATACCGCGGACTCCAGCCTCAAAAAACGCCAACCCGCGACTGCCATTTTTCCCCGCACACTCCCTTGAAAAATAGCCCAATTGCGCCGGAAAAACGTGGACCTGGCAACACTGGAAGCCACTCTTGTCAGTTACACTTGCGTTTCCCTGCTTTGaacaccactctttgttgttctTGATATTTTAGCATATTTTCTTGAAATTAACCCTCATTATGGGTCCCAACAAAGTGAAAAGTGACAGTGCAAGTGGTGGTAGGAAGCTTAAGCGTTATAgtatggaaatgaaggaaataatacaAAACCAGAGAAACTACCAGCATACctttcatcatcactgtcatcatcagcaCTCTCCATATCCATCCGTTTTTCCTTCATTCGTGAtccaattcctcttctctttggtGTATTCCACCCCAAGTCATCTTCCCTCCCACTCATCTTACAACCAGGTCAATAATAGGAGACGAGTACCACAGTGAACATCGCCTAGGCCCTTTGTAAACATAACTCTAGGCCCGGTTGGAAAAAGCGCTGATCAGTGGGGAGCTCGCCAACCATACGTCCTTTCTCCACGGTGCCccacaaaatgcatttacatgtGTTGGCAATATTTAGTTGACAATATGTATCTGGTTGACAATATTTGAGTGATCTGGTCACAGGGCACAACATAAAcccataaaaatgtaaaaaaaaaatatgaggattttTGGGCCTGGAACGGATTAATTTtttctacattaatttcaatgggataaATTGCCTCCTAATTTGAACACCCCAAATGAACCAATTAAGTTCgaatcacgaggtaccactgAGTTGAAATTGAAGTAGTAGTTGTGACTATCTATAAGTACTTACCCAAAAGATCTTAAGAATACTTCTTCCTTGATTTATAAATTGGAAATACATTTTCCAGAAGATTAACTTTCTATATCACTATATTCATTTGAaactgagagggaaaaaaaaatcaaaccaggTGAATACAAACCCAGTGAACCTAACAGATTAAAAATGAGTGACAACATTTACCTGCATCTCTGGTATTGACTGTCCTGCAACTCTGGTTGGTGTGGTCAACTTCTGAACTACCTGTAGACTGTCAAGGACTTCTGCTGAAACTTGTACTGCACCATTGGTCCCTGCCAGGAAGTCAGCCCGCACCTCCTCCTGCACCAACTGCTGCAGGGCTTCCTGAGGGGAACACCAAGGACAATAATCATCAGCAACATTGTTCTCCATCAGATACAGGCTCTAATACATGGTTTTCATTACCATTACAATAGATCTAGTAGTTAAAAAAGCAATAAAGATGTTAAAATTAAGGAAGAACTCTACCATCAACAGTAAGGTAAATGTAAAGCTTGGGCCATATGTTGTAGCTGTGTGGCCTCCATGCTCATCTCTGTCCCTCTGGCCCTTCAGCCTGTGGTGAGTGATAACTCATTACCCCAGAACACAGGGAGATGCAATTTACCTGATAATAAGTAGCTGTATTAATGATTAAATTAATAAGATAATAAATAcggttgattttctctctctctctctcgctttttacACCTGGAAACTATTTATGACGACATTTGACACCCAACCCTCCCATGGGAGCAGGGGATGGAACAGGCGCTGCCACATCTACCTCAGTGAGTGACAGGCTGGGTGTTTTGGACTCAAAAGCAATGCTCACAATAGTACCTAAACAGGGGGCACATCCTGTACATTGATAATTGGGACACCAGCCCTCACAACTGCCAGTGCCACTCTGCATGAAGATAGGTGTTTGTGTTGCACTGAAGAGGAACATGTAGCATATGCCCAAATTCACCATGACAAAAAGACCCCCAGGAGTCACCCActttacagcaaaaaaaaaaaattctatctCATGGACAGATACACAACATGTCAGCCTCCTCACTACCATCCATAACTGTGTCATGAAGCAACCCAAAGCATCTCAATACAGGACATCATGATGCCCATGGTACACAGAAAAGGACACTAACTACTAACACTGACCAGCACTTAATGCTTATATATTTCTATTAAATTAGATCACAGAAATTCTATGATTATATTGAAAAATAAGTTCTAACCTCACAACCGGTGAAGTGGGGGAGTTGATGGGACTGAACATCAACAAGTGGCATAGTGATAATGAACTACAATATCTAAAATATGTTTCAGACATAGAAGCCAGGCTTACCTCACTACATACGAACATACAAAACATGCGCCAATTCTATCTTATGCCCCAAGGTGACCACCTACCTGAAACTTAAACACATCCTTCATCTTGTTGATGTCTTCCTGCTGTTTCTCAAGTTGTTCTCTCTTCGCCTGTTTCTTCATGAGCTTGTTGTGGTCAGTCAAGATGGCAGTGAACTGTTGGTTCAGCTCCCGCACCACCTCCAGGTTCCCCAACACACGATCATAGTTAGCCACGGCCTGCTGCTGATCCTCATTCAGCTGCTTTCCTGCCTGTAGGTCCACCCGGTACTGCTCCAGCTTGttctgtgtgtggggggaaggctGATTACAATTCATTGGTGGATGAAAACACTAAGAACATTGTAGTTAATCAAAAAGATTATTCTGCAAATAGGGTTAacctaactttctctctctctctctgaatatggACCAATCCACATTGTTTGATAGATGACACACCTACAACGAGggataatggcacaaaacttaaatgtaaacaaataaattcaaatCACCACTTTTTTTCACCAACTTTGTGGCACAAAAATGGAATAAACCTCCACCACCAATGCTTCAGTACAGCACGACTAATTCATTTAACCCTTGACTACAGGCATCAGGATTGGTTTGATTAAATCAAATCATTTAAATCAATTTAaattagagtaaaaaaaaaatcatgatttaaatcaaaattaaatatactgtatttaaatttatttaagtgttatatcaaggGTAAGATATCTAATGattaaagttatatatatatatatatatatatatatatatatatatatatatatatatatatatatatatatatatatatatatatatatatatatatatatatatatatatatatatatatatatatatatatatatatatatatatatatatatatatatatatatatatatatatatatatatatatatatatatatatatatatatatatatatatatatatatatatatatatatatatatatatatatatatatatatatatatatataaggaataaAATGTGAAGCAGTTGTACAGGAGAAGTATCAACTATCAAGTCCACTtgtcctgtagcaagtcaggcaccagtgaatcattgccatctcttacaagaaaaatattcaaaagcataaaaaaatagtATATAAGGTCTTTTtgttgataataacaataaatgtaattatgaagTTTAAAAGGTGATCACACAGCTCAGGAGATGAGGTGTTTAGGTTGAGGTGATATGAGAAGGGAGATACAAAGCTACTAAAAATTAAGGCTCAGACACAAGGCATGATAACCAATAGCATTAACAGAACTTGGAAACTAGAAGCACAGAGGGTTTCAAGGAGAAACAAATGATGAAGAAAGACCAAAAGTAAGGAAGAAGCTAAGAAAATAGCCAATGAATGGAGCACGGGAAGGCAAGCTCATACTGGCATGTTGGGTCAGATGCGAAGGAAGTAGAAACTAcagagaggaagtgagaagggCAGAATAATCAACAACATAAAAAGGTTAGAAAGTGGCATATATTAATCTTAATGGTTTAATCCAGAAGAGGCTGGAGATAACAGACTCCTTAAGGGAGACTGAGTGAAAACACCAATACCCAAGCAGTAGCAAATGTCTTACTTCAAGGTCACATTTTGTACACATGACACTGGCGGGCACAACTTGGGTACAGATAAAGCTCAGTGACACATTTATCATCCACAAAGAAAACTGCAGGTCATTCATTTATATGTATGACATCTAGTATATTTCATCCCTTTGCCTGCAAAGGTAGACTTCAAAAGTGGAGTAAGATATGGTTTATAGTTTAATGCTGGcaaatgtgtgtatgtggggaACAGTTTATAGTTTAATGCTGGCAAATGTGTGTATGCGGGGAAGTTTATAGTTTGATGCTGGcaaatgtgtgtatgtggggaACAGAAACCATTAACTTGCTTATGAATCAAAAGGAAGTACTCATCTTTTAATGCTGAGAAAGACTGTGATCATTTCAACTAATCTTAAACTAAGTGAACATGTAACAAAagcagcaacaaaagaaacagaaTGGTTAGTCTGATTGGAGTAAAGTTTCCTATTATGAACATGATATATGCAAAA
This region includes:
- the LOC126987984 gene encoding caprin-1-like isoform X3, yielding MPSASVKLEHQGSQDALDPFHKVMNLVEKKTRNLEKRKNKLEQYRVDLQAGKQLNEDQQQAVANYDRVLGNLEVVRELNQQFTAILTDHNKLMKKQAKREQLEKQQEDINKMKDVFKFQEALQQLVQEEVRADFLAGTNGAVQVSAEVLDSLQVVQKLTTPTRVAGQSIPEMQNDMKNAAEHMVLLREGKNKEVAGSTYKALLNMVEEIANCPYPERKPTVPEEEEEEEEEVEEEQEPHPIVETEPTGVTQAQEALAAAMAQMNSAGVPGASQVAAVAAAGLPPAPSYFTQAPPPPVPQTQPPQQSAPQPPQPSQQPQQQPPQPQPPQQTPLQPPPPPQLQPISLNDLVAPGSFDFLQESQVAQEPPTVYMDPAVVSIGSIKTDSVTQRSVSPVPQPPQQVSPLVPPSQDPTHPSSIPTQTFTNQSYNVASYSQGVPVYPSNTVVDSTPNPPPPIPLPPQARPQEKVEFNPEASPWTGQQVPPPQPPAPLSNVPQPPPPQPQQQPPPEEDWGAQDIPMNGGEEKWGSADGGNWGDYEEVQGGGGGPHNGHGDYDRRGGFRGRGRGFGRGNFRGGRGNYQNGRGGYGGYGGFRGGRGGMGGGPRGGRGGFRGQGMRGNFRGRGGPGGGGYPGPRGQGYQQQ
- the LOC126987984 gene encoding caprin-1-like isoform X2 codes for the protein MPSASVKLEHQGSQDALDPFHKVMNLVEKKTRNLEKRKNKLEQYRVDLQAGKQLNEDQQQAVANYDRVLGNLEVVRELNQQFTAILTDHNKLMKKQAKREQLEKQQEDINKMKDVFKFQEALQQLVQEEVRADFLAGTNGAVQVSAEVLDSLQVVQKLTTPTRVAGQSIPEMQNDMKNAAEHMVLLREGKNKEVAGSTYKALLNMVEEIANCPYPERKPTVPEEEEEEEEEVEEEQEPHPIVETEEVVPEYTNGLVGEEEEEVSVVAELVITSPVTEGPPPGLAPPSAGPLLSPSLPQEPTGVTQAQEALAAAMAQMNSAGVPGASQVAAVAAAGLPPAPSYFTQAPPPPVPQTQPPQQSAPQPPQPSQQPQQQPPQPQPPQQTPLQPPPPPQLQPISLNDLVAPGSFDFLQESQVAQEPPTVYMDPAVVSIGSIKTDSVTQRSVSPVPQPPQQVSPLVPPSQDPTHPSSIPTQTFTNQSYNVASYSQGVPVYPSNTVVDSTPNPPPPIPLPPQARPQEKVEFNPEASPWTGQQVPPPQPPAPLSNVPQPPPPQPQQQPPPEEDWGAQDIPMNGGEEKWGSADGGNWGDYEEVQGGGGGPHNGHGDYDRRGGFRGRGRGFGRGNFRGGRGNYQNGRGGYGGYGGFRGGRGGMGGGPRGGRGGFRGQGMRGNFRGRGGPGGGGYPGPRGQGYQQQ
- the LOC126987984 gene encoding caprin-1-like isoform X1 encodes the protein MPSASVKLEHQGSQDALDPFHKVMNLVEKKTRNLEKRKNKLEQYRVDLQAGKQLNEDQQQAVANYDRVLGNLEVVRELNQQFTAILTDHNKLMKKQAKREQLEKQQEDINKMKDVFKFQEALQQLVQEEVRADFLAGTNGAVQVSAEVLDSLQVVQKLTTPTRVAGQSIPEMQNDMKNAAEHMVLLREGKNKEVAGSTYKALLNMVEEIANCPYPERKPTVPEEEEEEEEEVEEEQEPHPIVETQEEVVPEYTNGLVGEEEEEVSVVAELVITSPVTEGPPPGLAPPSAGPLLSPSLPQEPTGVTQAQEALAAAMAQMNSAGVPGASQVAAVAAAGLPPAPSYFTQAPPPPVPQTQPPQQSAPQPPQPSQQPQQQPPQPQPPQQTPLQPPPPPQLQPISLNDLVAPGSFDFLQESQVAQEPPTVYMDPAVVSIGSIKTDSVTQRSVSPVPQPPQQVSPLVPPSQDPTHPSSIPTQTFTNQSYNVASYSQGVPVYPSNTVVDSTPNPPPPIPLPPQARPQEKVEFNPEASPWTGQQVPPPQPPAPLSNVPQPPPPQPQQQPPPEEDWGAQDIPMNGGEEKWGSADGGNWGDYEEVQGGGGGPHNGHGDYDRRGGFRGRGRGFGRGNFRGGRGNYQNGRGGYGGYGGFRGGRGGMGGGPRGGRGGFRGQGMRGNFRGRGGPGGGGYPGPRGQGYQQQ